A stretch of the Panicum virgatum strain AP13 chromosome 9N, P.virgatum_v5, whole genome shotgun sequence genome encodes the following:
- the LOC120692115 gene encoding universal stress protein A-like protein, translating to MEVAGGAVGAPSPPRRVVVAVDESEESMHALSWCLSNVVSAARAAAAPPPAVVLVHARSPRPFYYPAAVDAAGYVLTQQVMDSMDQYMASAADTVVTKAKSICTAFPGVRVETCVEKGDPRDVICGAAEKAGADMVVMGSHGYGFLQRALRGSVSSHCVQNCKCPVVVVKRGPPASTRRRRGSI from the exons ATGGAGGTGGCCGGAGGAGCTGTCGGcgcgccgtccccgccgcggcgcgtggtggtggcggtggacgAGAGCGAGGAGAGCATGCACGCGCTCTCCTGGTGCCTCTCCAACGTCGTCTCCGCCGccagggccgccgcggcgccgcccccggccgtGGTGCTCGTCCACGCCCGTTCGCCGCGCCCCTTCTactaccccgccgccgtcgacgccgccg GGTACGTCCTGACGCAGCAGGTGATGGACAGCATGGACCAGTACATGGCCTCCGCGGCCGACACCGTCGTCACCAAGGCCAAGAGCATCTGCACCGCGTTTCCCGGC GTGAGGGTGGAGACGTGCGTGGAGAAGGGCGACCCGCGCGACGTGATCTGCGgcgcggcggagaaggccggcgccgACATGGTGGTGATGGGCAGCCACGGCTACGGCTTCCTGCAGAGGGCGCTGCGGGGGAGCGTCAGCAGCCACTGCGTGCAGAACTGCAAGTgccccgtcgtcgtcgtcaagaGGGGCCCGCCGGCGAGCACCAGGCGGCGCCGCGGATCGATCTAG